A region of Panicum virgatum strain AP13 chromosome 8N, P.virgatum_v5, whole genome shotgun sequence DNA encodes the following proteins:
- the LOC120684657 gene encoding disease resistance protein RGA5-like: MSSLLACEARNKMDWYEVYSCIGTGLDNNLDVKNMRKILSFSYYELPCHLRTCLLYLSMFPEDFEIDKDRLIRMWIAEGFIQCDKHGKSLFELGECYFNELINRSMILIQPIHNSLTGMVNNCHIHDMVLDLIRSLSCEENFVTVISDMDSTSPSNTIRRLSLQNGKKSHVIAQATRSLLQHARSVVIFPSAIAQVPAAGSCRVLRVLDLEDCNLSQTKSLKYLENLYHLRYLGLCGTSISQLPDEIGNLQFLQTLAVNCNNISSMPSSVVQLRNLMCLVIDDFTRVPNGIGNLTCLEQLSLLHIDGSTINIIEELGQLTELRRLWIKLDEWNDKLLECLHTLQKIQELDIVVDPGQRRIGGLDAWVAPRHLRLLGTKHSCWFSTLPAWVNPLLVPDLTCLYIAVRELHQVDLDILGRLPALRSLSLVVDNKNLGILEGFVVGAGSFPYLVFCYFWQFVWPMVFQQGAMPRLRKLHIWPLFYVREARGTACSDGGLDLGLGNLQSLQELIVDLQCEGATMEEAEQAKAALTLAVEMHPNHPHHNIRIQI, from the coding sequence ATGTCTAGTCTGCTTGCATGTGAAGCAAGAAATAAAATGGATTGGTATGAGGTGTATAGTTGCATTGGTACTGGTCTCGATAACAATCTAGATGTGAAGAATATGAGAAAGATTTTGTCATTTAGCTATTATGAGCTGCCATGCCATCTGAGGACTTGCTTATTATATTTAAGCATGTTTCCAGAAGATTTTGAAATTGACAAGGATCGTTTGATAAGAATGTGGATAGCTGAAGGTTTTATCCAATGTGACAAACATGGGAAGAGTCTATTCGAACTCGGTGAATGTTACTTCAACGAGCTCATAAATAGAAGTATGATCCTGATCCAACCGATACATAACTCATTAACTGGTATGGTAAATAATTGTCACATACATGATATGGTGCTCGATCTTATCCGTTCCTTGTCCTGTGAAGAAAACTTTGTTACTGTAATAAGTGATATGGATAGCACATCTCCATCAAATACGATTAGGAGGTTGTCCCTTCAAAATGGCAAGAAAAGTCATGTAATTGCTCAAGCTACTAGGAGTTTGTTGCAACATGCAAGGTCAGTTGTTATCTTCCCATCTGCCATTGCTCAAGTGCCGGCTGCTGGCAGCTGTCGAGTTTTACGGGTACTGGATTTAGAGGATTGCAATCTTTCACAGACAAAAAGCCTTAAGTACCTTGAGAATCTATATCACTTGAGGTACCTGGGACTATGCGGGACAAGTATTTCTCAGCTTCCAGATGAAATAGGGAACCTGCAATTTCTACAAACATTGGCCGTAAACTGCAATAATATTTCCAGCATGCCTTCAAGTGTTGTCCAGCTAAGAAATTTGATGTGCTTGGTCATTGATGATTTTACAAGAGTGCCGAATGGAATTGGAAATCTAACATGCCTTGAACAGCTATCACTTTTACACATTGATGGCTCCACCATAAATATTATAGAAGAGTTGGGCCAGCTAACTGAATTGAGACGGCTGTGGATTAAATTGGACGAGTGGAACGACAAGCTGTTGGAGTGCCTACACACTCTACAAAAGATCCAGGAACTAGATATCGTAGTCGATCCTGGTCAACGCCGCATCGGTGGATTGGATGCCTGGGTCGCTCCTCGACATCTCCGTTTGTTGGGTACAAAACATAGCTGTTGGTTTTCTACGCTACCGGCTTGGGTGAATCCATTGCTTGTTCCGGACCTCACCTGCCTATACATCGCCGTGAGGGAGCTACATCAAGTCGATCTCGATATCCTCGGGAGGTTGCCAGCTCTCCGCTCTCTAAGTCTGGTGGTGGACAATAAGAACCTGGGAATCCTTGAGGGATTCGTTGTTGGTGCAGGTTCGTTCCCGTACCTTGTATTCTGTTACTTCTGGCAATTTGTATGGCCAATGGTATTTCAACAAGGAGCCATGCCAAGGCTTAGAAAGCTTCACATCTGGCCATTGTTTTATGTGCGGGAGGCAAGAGGAACTGCCTGCAGCGATGGTGGTCTCGACTTGGGCCTGGGGAACCTGCAATCGCTGCAGGAGCTCATCGTTGACCTCCAATGTGAAGGCGCTACCATGGAGGAGGCGGAACAAGCCAAGGCTGCGCTGACGCTTGCAGTTGAAATGCATCCCAATCATCCCCACCATAATATACGTATTCAAATATGA
- the LOC120685139 gene encoding disease resistance protein RGA5-like, translating to MEVVTGALPSVITKLGELLIGEYNLQKGVKGEIRFLKSELESMKGALEKVSSTPADRLDIQDKIWARDLRELSYDMEDSIDTFMVHGQGKDQANLHGIKKFIDRSVGLFRKAKIRHEMATDIRDIKNRVEEVAKRHQRYKINNSDVAMPVMIDPRLFTQYTEAKELVGIDEARDELIKTLEEENELSMQQHGKIVSIFGFGGLGKTTLANAVYEKIRARFDCCAFVSVSQTPNLKKLFKGLLCDLGKNINEETLDESQLIKLLRDFLQEKRYEIIPFVNFYVWGFFLTNDNLCPPIIILWPYLDLLQIIRILIVAVD from the coding sequence ATGGAGGTGGTGACAGGTGCACTGCCAAGCGTTATCACCAAGCTCGGTGAACTGCTCATCGGCGAGTACAATCTGCAAAAGGGGGTGAAGGGGGAGATCAGGTTTCTCAAATCTGAGCTCGAGAGCATGAAGGGTGCCCTTGAGAAGGTCTCTAGCACACCGGCAGACCGGCTTGATATTCAAGACAAGATCTGGGCTAGGGACTTGAGGGAGCTGTCCTACGATATGGAGGACAGTATTGACACATTCATGGTCCATGGCCAGGGTAAAGACCAGGCCAATCTGCATGGCATCAAGAAGTTCATTGACAGAAGTGTTGGTTTATTCAGAAAGGCCAAGATTCGCCATGAGATGGCTACTGATATCAGAGACATCAAGAACCGTGTCGAAGAGGTAGCCAAGCGGCACCAAAGGTACAAGATTAACAATAGTGATGTTGCTATGCCTGTCATGATCGATCCACGTTTATTCACTCAGTACACGGAGGCGAAAGAGCTTGTTGGAATTGATGAGGCAAGAGATGAGCTAATCAAGACTCTAGAAGAAGAGAATGAATTGTCCATGCAGCAGCATGGAAAGATAGTTTCCATTTTTGGATTTGGGGGACTGGGAAAGACAACTCTTGCAAATGCAGTTTATGAAAAGATTAGAGCACGATTCGATTGTTGTGCTTTTGTTTCAGTGTCTCAAACTCCTAACTTGAAGAAATTATTCAAGGGCTTGCTCTGTGATCTTGGCAAAAATATTAATGAAGAAACATTGGATGAGAGTCAGCTCATAAAATTACTCAGAGATTTCCTTCAAGAGAAAAGGTATGAGATCATTCCGTTTGTAAACTTTTACGTATGGGGATTTTTTCTCACCAATGATAATTTATGTCCTCCAATCATAATACTATGGCCATATCTGGATCTCCTACAAATTATAAGAATATTGATAGTGGCTGTAGATTAA
- the LOC120684659 gene encoding disease resistance protein RGA5-like: protein MQGKRLGTQHGLKKVIDRSLNLLMQPKVRHKIATETREIKSHVMEVHERRRRYEVNLGVDKPVTVDPRLFTQYTEVKEIVGIDEVRDELINYILTEENDVPMKQGKIFSIVGFGGLGKTTLANAVYDKIRTQFDCCAFVAVSQTPDLRRLFKGLLNDFGKNINEEILDESRHIKVLRELLQDKRYFVVVDDIWDISDWKRIRCVEMK from the exons ATGCAAGGCAAAAGGCTGGGCACACAGCATGGGCTAAAAAAGGTCATTGATAGGAGCCTCAACTTGTTGATGCAGCCCAAGGTTCGCCATAAGATTGCTACTGAAACCAGAGAGATCAAGAGCCATGTCATGGAGGTGCACGAGAGGCGGCGCAGGTATGAGGTCAACCTTGGTGTTGACAAACCTGTTACGGTCGACCCTCGTTTATTCACTCAGTACACAGAGGTGAAAGAGATTGTTGGAATTGATGAGGTGAGGGATGAGTTAATCAATTATATTTTGACAGAAGAGAATGATGTTCCCATGAAGCAAGGCAAGATATTTTCCATTGTTGGATTTGGAGGCCTGGGAAAGACAACTCTTGCTAATGCAGTTTATGACAAGATTAGAACACAATTCGATTGTTGTGCTTTTGTTGCTGTATCACAAACTCCTGACTTGAGGAGGTTATTCAAGGGCTTACTCAATGATTTTGGCAAGAATATCAATGAAGAAATATTGGATGAGAGTCGACACATAAAAGTACTCAGAGAATTGCTTCAAGACAAAAG GTATTTCGTTGTTGTGGATGACATATGGGATATCTCAGATTGGAAAAGGATTAGATGTGTAGAAATGAAGTGA
- the LOC120684658 gene encoding transmembrane protein 45A-like, giving the protein MGSFKGHALPGTLFLLVGLWRAWSSASRFAAAPAAFRVRAWNPVPSSSPLRLLELYVIAGGAFADMCVEVLYSTHLRVFAAGGVNPAHLNDLEHGGMLLMFFLFGALALASQLHPRYLPLTDGVLCLMAATAFTAEFVLFYFHSTTHMGLEGYYHFLLVVLIGLCIAATVLGALLPESFPVDLASGVLIALQGLWFYQTAFTLYGPMLPKGCARDAGGHIECRARATQERAEQLANFQLFGLVFLAFVYVLGCYAVAAARHGHPDLTAMHDEHVAAMEVDAGGAGAGGAQEECAI; this is encoded by the exons ATGGGGTCGTTCAAGGGCCACGCGCTGCCGGGCACGCTGTTCCTCCTCGTGGGGCTGTGGCGGGCCTGGTCGTCGGCGTCGcgcttcgccgccgcgcccgcagcCTTCCGCGTCCGCGCCTGGAACCCCGTCCCCTCGTCGTCCCCGCTGCGGCTGCTCGAGCTCTACgtgatcgccggcggcgccttCGCGGACATGTGCGTCGAGGTGCTCTACTCCACGCACCTCCgcgtcttcgccgccggcggcgtcaaCCCCGCCCACCTCAACGACCTCGAGCACGGCGGCATGCTCCTCATGTTCTTCCTCTTCggcgccctcgcgctcgcctcCCAGCTCCACCCCAG GTACCTGCCCTTGACCGATGGCGTCCTGTGCctgatggcggcgacggcgttcaCGGCGGAGTTCGTGCTCTTCTACTTCCACTCCACCACCCACATGGGGCTGGAGGGCTACTACCacttcctcctcgtcgtcctcatcgGCCTCTGcatcgccgccaccgtcctcggCGCGCTCCTCCCGGAGAGCTTCCCCGTCGACCTCGCCTCCGGCGTCCTCATCGCCCTGCAGGGCCTCTGGTTTTACCAGACGGCGTTCACGCTGTACGGGCCCATGCTCCCCAAGGGCTGTGcccgcgacgccggcggccaCATCGAgtgccgcgcgcgcgccacgcAGGAGCGCGCCGAGCAGCTCGCCAACTTCCAGCTGTTCGGGCTCGTGTTCCTGGCCTTCGTGTACGTGCTCGGGTGctacgccgtcgccgcggctaGGCACGGGCACCCGGACCTGACGGCGATGCACGACGAGCACGTCGCCGCGATGGAGGTTGAcgctggcggcgccggcgccggcggtgctcAGGAGGAGTGCGCGATCTAG
- the LOC120685140 gene encoding probable LRR receptor-like serine/threonine-protein kinase At3g47570, with protein MAYNQINGPIPPEIGNLTRLKYLNLSMNSITGAIPDSISFCSKLEVIRLMNNSIQGEIPPSLAKLQLLQEIVLSNNNLGGRIPLGIGLLPKLKYLFLPSNNLLGSIPESLGSSPSLAIVVVRNNSLTGGVPLMLANCSTLYYLDLMQNKLSGNIPSTIFNSTALDTLDLSDNEFSGVIPSSSMMSPPIKYICLAKNNFSGVIPATFGNFSLLSTLLLSENNLQGSIPESLATIQVLQALDMAYNNLLGAVPQKLYNKTSLNYLGLGVNQLVGRIPSDIGHTLPNIETLVMEGNKFEGPLPVTLVNASKLQALELRDNAFTGVVPSYWSLPNLIQLDLGANQLETIDWRFLSSASNSTELQIMYLDNNRLEGTLPNSIGSLSRSLQQLFLTENNFTGTIPPEIGNLKNLTVLQLEGNKFLGTIPDTLGNLDNLFILSLAHNKLFGEIPQSIGKLEMLGQLYVQENNLSGLIPPSLGGCKSLVILNLSHNVFQGSIPPELLTISSLSGGLDLSYNKLTGSIPSTIGNLINLESLDISNNQLSGEIPHTLGECLHLESVHLEVNFLSGSIPSSIMSLRGMTEMELSQNNLSGEIPVFLETFSTLQLLNLSFNNLEGAVPTAGVFGNSSKVLLQGNKKLCATHPVLQLPVCKSIATRRNKTPYIISVAAPLASVVMVLIACSALIIICKKRIHFKNRRLDPPLKELKKISYSDIADATNEFSSDNLVGSGQFGTVYIGTFKFEARPFAVKVFKLDQLGAPKTFFAECEALRNTRHRNLIRVISLCSSLDQMGNEFKALILEYMGNGSLESWLHHPKVDTQENKRTGLMLNLGSRILVAVDIAAALDYLHNWCRPPLVHCDLKPSNVLLDDDMVAHVSDFGLAKFLHGRDSSAMVMSSANIAGPRGSVGYIAPEYGMGLEISTAGDVYSYGVILLEMITGRRPTDDAFDGGLSLRGLVEAALPRNVGEVLDGSLVVPHHDDDEQDRTILGCVERLAELGLRCAADSPGGRPAIGRVYAEVVEIREAFSSALEVSAAHG; from the exons ATGGCTTACAATCAAATAAATGGCCCCATACCCCCAGAGATTGGCAACTTAACCCGACTGAAGTACCTCAACCTCAGCATGAACTCCATCACTGGGGCGATTCCAGAttccatatcattttgttccaAGCTTGAGGTTATCAGACTAATGAACAACTCCATCCAAGGTGAGATCCCTCCAAGTCTTGCCAAGTTACAGCTCCTTCAGGAAATTGTTCTTAGTAATAACAACCTTGGCGGAAGAATACCTTTGGGGATTGGATTGCTTCCAAAGTTGAAGTATCTGTTTCTCCCAAGTAACAACCTTTTGGGCAGTATTCCCGAATCCTTGGGCAGCAGTCCATCACTCGCCATTGTAGTTGTTCGGAACAATAGCTTAACGGGTGGTGTTCCACTTATGTTGGCAAATTGCTCAACACTATACTACCTTGACCTCATGCAAAACAAGCTCAGTGGAAACATCCCCTCTACTATCTTCAATAGCACAGCACTTGATACATTAGATCTCTCGGATAATGAATTCTCTGGGGTCATCCCATCATCCTCCATGATGTCCCCACCAATAAAGTATATTTGCTTAGCAAAAAACAACTTCTCCGGAGTCATACCTGCCACATTTGGAAACTTTTCTCTTCTTTCCACCTTGCTCCTTTCTGAAAATAACTTGCAAGGAAGCATCCCTGAAAGTTTAGCAACAATTCAGGTATTGCAAGCACTAGACATGGCTTATAACAATTTATTAGGCGCAGTACCACAGAAACTTTACAACAAAACATCACTCAACTACCTTGGCCTTGGTGTAAACCAACTTGTAGGAAGAATTCCTAGTGACATTGGCCACACTCTTCCGAACATTGAAACATTGGTCATGGAAGGAAACAAATTTGAGGGCCCACTGCCTGTGACCTTAGTCAATGCCTCCAAACTCCAAGCATTAGAACTCCGTGATAATGCATTCACTGGGGTGGTTCCTTCCTACTGGTCACTGCCCAACTTGATTCAGTTAGACCTTGGTGCGAACCAGCTTGAAACTATAGACTGGAGATTCTTGTCTTCAGCATCAAACTCTACTGAACTTCAAATAATGTATTTGGACAATAACAGGCTAGAAGGAACATTACCGAATTCCATTGGTAGCCTCTCAAGAAGCCTTCAACAGTTGTTTCTGACAGAAAATAACTTCACTGGAACTATACCACCTGAGATAGGAAACCTCAAAAACCTCACAGTTCTGCAATTAGAGGGAAATAAATTCCTTGGAACCATCCCTGATACACTTGGAAACCTTGATAACTTGTTTATCCTAAGCTTGGCCCACAATAAGCTTTTTGGTGAGATCCCACAGTCAATTGGGAAATTGGAAATGTTAGGTCAACTTTATGTCCAGGAGAACAATTTAAGCGGTTTAATACCTCCGAGCTTAGGAGGCTGTAAGAGTTTGGTGATACTGAACCTATCGCATAATGTCTTCCAAGGAAGCATCCCTCCTGAACTCCTCaccatttcttctctttctggAGGCCTAGACTTGTCCTACAATAAACTCACTGGATCCATACCATCTACCATTGGTAACCTGATTAATCTTGAATCCCTTGATATTTCCAACAATCAGTTATCTGGAGAGATTCCTCACACACTTGGTGAGTGCCTTCACCTTGAATCCGTCCATCTAGAGGTGAACTTTCTTTCTGGAAGCATCCCATCATCAATTATGAGCTTAAGAGGCATGACTGAGATGGAGCTTTCTCAAAATAATTTGTCCGGTGAGATCCCAGTTTTTCTGGAGACCTTTAGCACCTTGCAGCTACTCAATTTATCATTCAACAACCTTGAGGGAGCTGTCCCTACCGCCGGTGTGTTCGGCAATTCAAGCAAGGTACTCCTGCAAGGAAACAAGAAGCTATGTGCAACACATCCAGTGCTGCAGTTGCCAGTTTGCAAGTCGATAGCAACAAGAAGAAACAAGACTCCCTACATCATATCAGTAGCAGCTCCACTTGCTAGTGTTGTGATGGTTTTGATTGCATGTTCTGCACTCATCATCATCTGCAAGAAGAGAATTCACTTCAAGAACCGGCGTCTTGACCCACCATTGAAGGAACTGAAGAAGATCTCGTACTCTGACATTGCCGATGCTACAAATGAATTCTCATCGGACAACCTAGTTGGATCCGGGCAGTTTGGAACTGTATACATAGGTACATTCAAGTTCGAGGCGCGCCCGTTTGCAGTTAAGGTGTTCAAACTCGATCAACTCGGAGCACCGAAGACCTTCTTTGCTGAATGTGAGGCGTTAAGAAACACGCGCCACCGCAACCTGATACGCGTGATCAGCCTGTGCTCAAGCCTGGACCAAATGGGAAACGAGTTCAAGGCCCTGATTCTCGAGTACATGGGCAATGGCAGCCTGGAAAGCTGGCTCCATCATCCAAAGGTGGACACACAGGAGAATAAAAGGACAGGGCTGATGCTGAACCTGGGTTCAAGAATACTGGTAGCCGTGGACATTGCTGCTGCCTTGGACTACCTCCACAACTGGTGCAGGCCGCCTTTGGTCCATTGCGATCTGAAGCCGAGCAATGTGCTTCTGGATGATGACATGGTTGCTCACGTCAGTGACTTCGGATTGGCCAAGTTTCTGCACGGCCGTGATTCTTCAGCGATGGTTATGAGTTCAGCAAACATTGCCGGGCCAAGAGGCTCAGTTGGATACATCGCACCGG AATACGGGATGGGTCTGGAAATCTCGACTGCAGGCGACGTCTACAGCTACGGCGTCATCCTTCTGGAGATGATAACGGGGAGGCGCCCAACCGACGACGCGTTCGACGGCGGGCTGAGCCTCCGCGGGCTCGTCGAGGCCGCGCTGCCACGGAACGTCGGCGAGGTCCTGGACGGCAGCCTCGTCGTCCCGCACCACGACGACGATGAGCAGGACCGGACGATCCTCGGGTGCGTCGAGCGGCTCGCCGAGCTCGGGCTGAGGTGCGCCGCGGACTCgccgggaggccggccggcgatcGGCCGCGTGTACGCCGAGGTCGTGGAGATCAGAGAAGCGTTCTCCTCAGCGCTGGAGGTTTCAGCGGCCCACGGGTAG